GTTGTGCTCAAGCAGATTCAGGAGACATCGCTCGAAAATAATCACTCGGCTCAGCTCATTCAGTGGATCGCCGATCTTTCGACGCGCGTGGAGGCTGCCGGTTTTCGCCTTCCGCAGCCCGTCCCAACCGTCGATGGCGCGTGGATCACCGCCGACGGCTGGACCGCGTGGAGCTTCCTCGAAGGTCGTCACGCCGCGCCCGCCGATATTCCGGCCTGCATTCAGGGCATCCTCGCGCTGCATCGGGCGCTCAAGCCGATCCCGAAGCATCCGCTGATGGACGACAATCGTACGCCGTGGGGCCGGGCGCACCGCTGGTGTTGGGCTGAGCAGCCTGATCACGTGCAGCCGCAGCTTCGCCCGCTGCTCGATCGGCTGTACGCGCTGCGCCGACCGATTCATGGCCTGGAGTGGCAGCTTATGCACGGCGATCTCAACCCTGAGAATATCTTGATCGCGCCCGGTGTGCCGCCAGCGTTCCTCGATTTCTCGCCATTTTGGGGGCCGCCGGAGTTTGCCCTGGCGATCTTCGCCAACTGGATCGGCCCGCGCCGTG
The DNA window shown above is from Herpetosiphonaceae bacterium and carries:
- a CDS encoding phosphotransferase, with protein sequence MTNRQPLSHVLRQFDLTAEPAALPGGTTTTFRVGDVVLKQIQETSLENNHSAQLIQWIADLSTRVEAAGFRLPQPVPTVDGAWITADGWTAWSFLEGRHAAPADIPACIQGILALHRALKPIPKHPLMDDNRTPWGRAHRWCWAEQPDHVQPQLRPLLDRLYALRRPIHGLEWQLMHGDLNPENILIAPGVPPAFLDFSPFWGPPEFALAIFANWIGPRRGDASVLAYFEDVPAFDQLLIRAGIRMLLVMAAIDKLEDWATCFERRAAEMIVAYVMGIGEHANRR